Below is a genomic region from Vibrio cortegadensis.
TGGTTTCGAACGAGACTTTAGACGTTTCGTTTGACGCTATACTGGTTCGAGCTTGTGACAATCTTGTTACTAAGAAATGTCAGGGAAATGAAGTATTTATGGAGGTTGTTATTTTTAAGAGAGCTATTTACGCCGATTAAGCCCGTTGTATATTGGATCAATGGTGCTATGCTAAATGATTGTTGAGGTTGTCTGACCAGTTGTTGAACAAGGAAGGTTCGTGAAATTACATTCAATCCAAGGTTACATACAAAAGATCTATCTTATTGAATATGAAAATAAATTGATGCTTCTTGATGGGGCGAGTCGTGCTGATGTGTCAACCATTAGGGCATATATTGAAGAAACATTGCAGCGATCGTTCAATGACTTAACCATTGTTGTGGTGACGCACATGCATCCTGATCATGCTGGCGCAGCGCATCAACTTAGGCGATTAACGGGTTGTAAAATCGTTTCCGCCCACAAGAAAACGGATTGGTACTCTGGGACAGATGGATGGCTAATGCATCTTACCGATCTTGCATTGGCTTGGTGGATGGCCAATCGCATGGGTATCCCGAAAAGAAACTTGTGGTATTCACGGAAATTGAAACCGGATTATAAACTTAACGATGGTGATTTAATTCCGGGTTTTGAGGATTGGCAAGTCCTGGAGACTCCAGGGCATACAGACAGAGATTTGTCGGTGTATTGCGCCAGTGAAAGCATTCTTTATGTTGCTGACTTAATGGTTGAAGTAAAAAAGCAGCTTATCGCGCCATTTCCTATTTTCCATCCCAATAAATATCGAGATTCACTACATCGTGTATACCACCTTAATGTAAAAACGCTTTTACTTGCTCACGGTGGTAAGTCAGAGCTTA
It encodes:
- a CDS encoding MBL fold metallo-hydrolase; translated protein: MKLHSIQGYIQKIYLIEYENKLMLLDGASRADVSTIRAYIEETLQRSFNDLTIVVVTHMHPDHAGAAHQLRRLTGCKIVSAHKKTDWYSGTDGWLMHLTDLALAWWMANRMGIPKRNLWYSRKLKPDYKLNDGDLIPGFEDWQVLETPGHTDRDLSVYCASESILYVADLMVEVKKQLIAPFPIFHPNKYRDSLHRVYHLNVKTLLLAHGGKSELNQQRFEHLVNTAPTRPITHWRVTKIKIRALLRSVIKR